In the Flavobacterium sp. J372 genome, one interval contains:
- a CDS encoding type II toxin-antitoxin system HigA family antitoxin: MLRLIKNDTQYGDTLVRIYELMQMDLQPDTPESDELEILSMLVKKYEDEHYPVPEPTPLEAIKYRMEQLNITDAELSEILGARSRKSEILSGKRKLSLSMIRALKQRLNISADILIQLY, translated from the coding sequence ATGTTAAGACTGATAAAAAATGATACGCAATATGGAGATACACTTGTGCGCATTTATGAACTGATGCAAATGGACTTACAGCCTGATACACCGGAGTCCGATGAACTGGAAATCCTCTCAATGCTAGTTAAGAAGTATGAAGATGAACATTATCCCGTTCCTGAGCCAACCCCACTGGAAGCTATTAAATATCGGATGGAACAACTAAATATTACGGACGCAGAACTTTCAGAAATATTAGGCGCTCGTTCACGTAAATCCGAAATCTTGTCCGGTAAAAGAAAGCTTAGCCTTTCCATGATACGTGCTTTAAAACAACGACTCAATATATCTGCGGATATATTGATACAATTATACTAG
- a CDS encoding DUF262 domain-containing protein: MTTTDIVNPRLKSIAEFLDGEHHFIIPSYQRGYRWEERQIEDLLNDIYEFQEDIKKKTDNKIGEFYCLQPIVVLKNGNNKWEVIDGQQRLTTIYILLSSIKDALKLLKLPSNLFTLEYETREKKILVVKSFSKILLLSLLLTKQI, translated from the coding sequence ATGACTACAACCGATATAGTAAATCCTAGATTAAAGTCTATCGCAGAATTTCTAGATGGCGAACACCATTTTATTATCCCATCATATCAACGGGGATACAGATGGGAAGAACGACAAATTGAAGATTTATTAAATGATATTTATGAGTTTCAAGAAGATATAAAGAAGAAAACGGATAATAAAATCGGAGAGTTTTATTGTTTGCAACCAATTGTAGTTTTAAAAAATGGAAATAATAAGTGGGAAGTTATTGACGGACAACAAAGATTAACCACCATTTATATTTTATTATCTTCAATAAAGGATGCATTAAAGCTTCTTAAATTACCATCGAATCTTTTTACGTTAGAATATGAAACGAGAGAAAAGAAGATTTTAGTAGTAAAGAGTTTCTCGAAAATATTACTTCTGTCACTGCTGTTGACAAAACAAATATAG
- a CDS encoding DUF262 domain-containing protein, which produces MSTKQYSFWNLISEYCIEIPAIQRDYAQGRKSESRIANALIDDLFRTLISLEAKKINLHFVYGKVENGHLIPLDGQQRLTTLFLLHWFLSINNTNEITKKTLSKFTYETRPSTEDFCFKLIKEDFLFEENIKISEQIENSKWFFLSWKNDPTITSMLNMLDIIQSKFGHPNKTMFTKLTSEDCPIQFHFLPLEKFKLDDKIYVKMNSRGKPLTDFENFKANFSVLFDIDNKSKFDNEWLDIFWKFEKTKNHISIKDVDAKYLNFIKNATLSFYVETNDIDKKAKDNFNIFDEYKNVYFPGSPYLWQISKVLDALTSFKDEKQYLERF; this is translated from the coding sequence ATGAGTACGAAGCAATATAGTTTTTGGAATTTAATATCAGAATACTGTATAGAAATACCCGCCATACAGCGTGATTACGCACAAGGAAGAAAATCCGAAAGCAGAATTGCAAACGCTCTTATAGATGATTTATTTAGAACCTTAATCAGTCTCGAAGCAAAAAAGATCAATCTTCATTTTGTGTATGGTAAAGTTGAAAATGGGCATTTAATTCCTCTTGACGGTCAGCAAAGATTAACGACATTGTTTTTATTGCATTGGTTTCTTTCTATTAATAATACAAATGAAATAACGAAAAAGACATTATCGAAATTTACTTATGAAACTAGACCCAGTACAGAAGATTTTTGTTTTAAGTTAATCAAAGAAGATTTCTTATTTGAAGAAAACATAAAAATCAGCGAACAAATTGAAAATTCGAAGTGGTTTTTCTTGTCTTGGAAAAATGATCCAACAATAACTTCAATGTTAAATATGTTAGATATTATTCAAAGTAAATTTGGGCATCCAAATAAAACCATGTTTACGAAGTTAACTAGTGAGGATTGTCCCATTCAATTTCATTTCTTACCATTAGAGAAGTTTAAATTAGATGATAAAATTTATGTAAAGATGAATTCTAGAGGAAAACCTCTAACTGATTTTGAAAACTTTAAAGCTAACTTTTCTGTTCTTTTCGATATCGATAATAAGTCAAAATTTGACAATGAATGGTTAGACATCTTTTGGAAATTTGAAAAAACAAAAAACCATATAAGTATAAAAGATGTGGACGCTAAATATTTAAATTTTATCAAGAATGCGACTTTAAGTTTTTATGTTGAAACTAATGATATTGATAAAAAAGCTAAAGATAACTTCAACATATTTGATGAATATAAAAATGTATATTTTCCAGGTTCACCATATTTATGGCAGATATCTAAAGTATTAGATGCTCTAACCTCATTTAAGGATGAAAAACAATATCTTGAACGTTTTTAG
- a CDS encoding helix-turn-helix domain-containing protein → MMSEYVTKDDLRQFGLVMMDAFRKIIEESKKEQQNKPVLDWLKSRGVRKLLDISAGSLQNLRVTGKIRFKKVLGSYYYSKADIMNLFNDK, encoded by the coding sequence ATGATGAGCGAGTATGTTACAAAAGATGACTTAAGGCAGTTCGGCCTTGTCATGATGGATGCTTTCCGTAAAATCATTGAAGAGTCTAAAAAGGAGCAGCAAAATAAACCCGTACTGGATTGGCTCAAAAGCCGTGGGGTACGTAAACTACTGGATATATCGGCCGGTTCGTTGCAGAACCTCCGGGTTACCGGTAAAATACGCTTTAAAAAAGTACTGGGTTCCTATTACTACAGTAAGGCCGACATCATGAATTTGTTCAATGACAAATAG
- a CDS encoding relaxase/mobilization nuclease domain-containing protein: MIAKIGRGKSLFGALSYNMDKVKNNTATVLAGQKIVESPDGTFTISQISNSFQAYLADNRKTEKPVVHISLNPDPDDRVNNNDYKAIAKDYMDKMGYGKQPFIVFRHNDIERSHIHIVTVCVDEEGRKISDAFEKRKSMAACRELEQTYNLKNAIEKKQIRTEPIFKPVNYKAGDVKSQMAAVIRYLPKYYQYTTLGTYNALLSLFNITAEEVKGQYNGKARQGLVYFALNEKGEKVSNPFKASLFGKGAGYTELLSHFAASKAQLQKSPRRSALKTTIEKAILATKNENEFKASLRDAGINTVVRWTADKRIYGITFIDHKSRSVWNGSQLAKNLSASGFNEWWNNGNKPKIHLQNPNNVKSAITNPTVGDNTSSQSEKTNPNLSDAANALSDIFGGLLPQTQGEDYEEEEAFARQMKKKSKGFRR; the protein is encoded by the coding sequence ATGATAGCGAAGATTGGCAGGGGCAAAAGTTTGTTTGGGGCATTGTCCTACAATATGGATAAGGTAAAGAACAATACCGCAACGGTATTAGCAGGACAGAAAATTGTCGAATCACCGGATGGTACGTTTACCATTTCTCAAATCTCTAATTCATTCCAGGCATATCTTGCAGACAACAGAAAAACAGAAAAGCCGGTGGTGCACATCTCACTCAACCCGGATCCTGATGACAGGGTAAACAATAACGACTATAAAGCCATTGCTAAAGACTATATGGACAAAATGGGCTACGGCAAACAACCGTTCATTGTGTTCAGGCATAACGATATTGAGCGCAGCCATATCCATATTGTAACGGTCTGTGTGGATGAAGAGGGAAGGAAAATATCCGATGCCTTCGAAAAGAGAAAATCGATGGCGGCCTGTAGGGAACTGGAACAAACGTACAACCTGAAAAATGCTATTGAAAAAAAGCAAATCCGAACCGAACCTATTTTTAAACCAGTAAATTATAAAGCAGGCGATGTCAAAAGCCAGATGGCTGCGGTTATCCGTTACCTGCCGAAATACTACCAATATACCACGCTTGGCACGTACAACGCACTGCTGTCATTGTTCAATATTACCGCCGAAGAAGTGAAAGGACAGTACAACGGGAAAGCCCGGCAGGGGCTGGTCTATTTTGCGCTGAATGAAAAAGGAGAAAAAGTAAGTAATCCGTTCAAGGCTTCATTATTCGGAAAAGGTGCGGGTTATACTGAACTACTATCGCACTTTGCTGCGTCCAAAGCACAACTGCAAAAAAGCCCAAGGAGGTCAGCACTCAAAACTACCATTGAAAAGGCAATATTAGCAACCAAAAATGAAAATGAGTTTAAAGCGAGCTTGAGAGATGCAGGTATTAATACGGTTGTCCGCTGGACAGCCGATAAAAGAATATATGGTATAACATTTATTGACCACAAATCCCGGAGCGTATGGAACGGATCGCAGCTTGCTAAAAATTTAAGTGCTAGCGGTTTCAACGAGTGGTGGAATAATGGTAACAAACCGAAGATTCATTTACAAAATCCAAACAATGTGAAATCAGCTATTACTAATCCAACAGTTGGAGATAACACATCTTCTCAATCTGAAAAAACAAATCCAAACCTCTCGGATGCTGCTAATGCGCTATCAGACATATTTGGAGGTTTGCTGCCGCAAACACAGGGCGAAGATTATGAAGAAGAAGAAGCATTTGCAAGGCAAATGAAAAAGAAATCAAAAGGATTTAGGAGATAG
- the mobA gene encoding conjugal transfer protein MobA gives MDSNGTHKKHKGGRHPKDDPASFRYSISLTAVENAKFLTLFEQSGMNVMAHFIAACIFQKTITTVKIDKAAMDYHVKLTGLFAQFRAIRVNYNQVVKMLYNNFTEKKAAAALYKLENQTIELARLGQKIIELTIEFEANHLNK, from the coding sequence GTGGACAGTAACGGTACACATAAAAAGCATAAAGGTGGTAGGCATCCAAAAGACGACCCTGCCTCGTTCCGTTATTCCATCAGCCTGACGGCTGTTGAAAATGCAAAGTTCCTGACCTTATTTGAGCAATCGGGTATGAACGTGATGGCGCATTTTATCGCTGCCTGCATTTTTCAAAAGACCATTACTACAGTAAAAATCGATAAGGCTGCAATGGACTATCATGTAAAGCTGACGGGGTTGTTTGCGCAGTTCCGTGCCATTAGAGTCAACTATAACCAAGTTGTAAAAATGCTCTACAATAATTTCACAGAGAAAAAAGCGGCAGCAGCGTTATACAAACTGGAAAACCAAACCATTGAACTTGCTAGGTTAGGCCAGAAGATCATTGAACTGACTATTGAATTTGAAGCGAACCATCTGAATAAGTAA